The proteins below come from a single Gordonia sp. X0973 genomic window:
- a CDS encoding glycerate kinase has protein sequence MSLRVVVAPDGFGSTMTAAQAAAAIARGWSSARPGDEVIVKPQSDGGPGFLDCLAGVGARQVATVSGPLGEPVRAAWRAGPDTAYLEVAQACGLHLVADPDPHTAWAASSRGVGELLRAVLADPAVRTVVVGLGGSAGTDGGRGMIEALGGFDAARRAFAGRELVVASDVDNRLTGPLGAAAVFAPQKGADPPTVARLQERLAGYAAELDAVAGRAVSGEPGSGAAGGIGAALLAVGARRVSGADLVAEATGLRTALRGTDIVLTGEGRLDAQTAAGKVVARVAAAADPSSRVVALVGENALDDPASIGLSAVYTLIDHSGGRDRALRDAEQVLESLAALVAAGIDGDGVPLT, from the coding sequence ATGTCGTTGCGCGTCGTCGTGGCCCCGGACGGGTTCGGCTCGACGATGACGGCCGCGCAGGCCGCCGCCGCGATCGCACGCGGGTGGTCGTCGGCTCGGCCCGGCGACGAGGTGATCGTCAAACCCCAGTCCGACGGCGGCCCGGGTTTCCTCGACTGCCTGGCGGGCGTCGGTGCGCGGCAGGTCGCGACGGTCTCCGGGCCGCTCGGCGAGCCGGTGCGCGCGGCGTGGCGCGCGGGGCCCGACACCGCCTACCTGGAGGTGGCGCAGGCCTGCGGCCTGCACCTGGTGGCCGATCCCGACCCGCACACGGCCTGGGCGGCGAGTAGCCGCGGGGTGGGGGAGCTCCTGCGGGCCGTGTTGGCCGATCCCGCGGTGCGGACCGTCGTCGTCGGACTCGGCGGCTCGGCCGGCACCGACGGCGGGCGCGGGATGATCGAGGCGCTCGGCGGGTTCGACGCGGCGCGGCGCGCGTTCGCCGGGCGGGAGCTGGTCGTCGCGTCGGATGTCGACAACCGGCTCACCGGTCCGCTGGGCGCCGCCGCGGTGTTCGCCCCGCAGAAGGGGGCCGACCCGCCGACGGTGGCACGTCTGCAAGAGCGGCTCGCCGGATACGCCGCCGAGTTGGACGCGGTCGCCGGGCGCGCGGTCAGCGGCGAACCCGGCTCGGGTGCGGCGGGCGGTATCGGCGCCGCGTTGCTGGCAGTGGGGGCGCGGCGCGTCTCCGGTGCCGACCTCGTCGCCGAGGCGACCGGCCTGCGCACCGCCCTGCGGGGCACCGACATCGTGCTGACCGGGGAGGGGAGGTTGGACGCCCAGACCGCGGCGGGAAAGGTGGTGGCCCGTGTCGCCGCGGCAGCGGACCCGTCGTCGCGGGTCGTCGCGCTGGTCGGGGAGAACGCGCTCGACGATCCGGCGTCGATCGGGCTGAGCGCCGTGTACACGCTGATCGACCACTCGGGTGGCCGCGACCGGGCCCTACGCGACGCCGAGCAGGTGCTGGAATCCCTGGCGGCCCTCGTCGCGGCGGGAATAGACGGCGATGGAGTACCGTTGACCTGA
- a CDS encoding adenosylcobinamide-GDP ribazoletransferase: MPPTESRAAPQPGRVGPLRSLWLAFSWLTVAPIGTPTVTMDRRAGRAAIAVTPVVGAALGAVAAAAAFGMAHTRAPDLLVGVLVVALLALTTRGMHVDGLADTADALGCYGPPERVREVMRDGGVGPFGVAALIGAAAVDAICIGTLTGENRWYAIGFAIGSSRIAAVVGCRWTRGPADSTGFGALVAGTQRWSIACWILLAAAAAYPLGVRGFVAVAIVVVGSWLFTAHCARRVGGVNGDLLGAAIELSTIAALLAFVL; the protein is encoded by the coding sequence GTGCCGCCGACTGAGTCCCGCGCCGCGCCGCAGCCGGGCCGTGTCGGCCCGCTGCGCTCGCTGTGGTTGGCGTTCTCCTGGCTGACCGTCGCACCGATCGGCACCCCGACGGTGACGATGGACCGACGGGCCGGGCGGGCCGCGATCGCCGTGACCCCGGTCGTCGGAGCCGCACTGGGCGCCGTCGCCGCCGCCGCGGCCTTCGGTATGGCCCACACCCGGGCACCCGACCTCCTCGTCGGCGTACTCGTCGTGGCACTGCTGGCGCTGACCACCCGCGGCATGCACGTCGACGGGTTGGCCGACACCGCCGACGCGCTGGGCTGCTACGGCCCGCCCGAGCGGGTGCGGGAGGTCATGCGCGACGGCGGGGTCGGGCCGTTCGGGGTCGCCGCGCTGATCGGTGCCGCCGCCGTCGACGCGATCTGCATCGGCACGCTGACCGGCGAAAACCGCTGGTACGCAATCGGATTCGCGATCGGGTCGAGCCGCATCGCGGCGGTCGTCGGATGCCGGTGGACGCGCGGCCCGGCCGACTCGACGGGTTTCGGGGCCCTCGTCGCCGGAACGCAGCGCTGGTCCATCGCGTGCTGGATCCTGTTGGCCGCGGCCGCCGCCTACCCGCTCGGGGTGCGCGGCTTCGTCGCCGTTGCCATCGTAGTGGTCGGCTCGTGGCTGTTCACCGCGCATTGCGCGCGCCGCGTCGGCGGCGTCAACGGCGACCTGCTCGGCGCCGCCATCGAATTGTCGACGATCGCGGCGCTGCTGGCCTTCGTGCTGTGA
- the cobT gene encoding nicotinate-nucleotide--dimethylbenzimidazole phosphoribosyltransferase: protein MRTLVLGGVRSGKSEHAEQLLAGHARVRYLATGPTLTTDAEWTARVASHRARRQDHYETVETADVADALRAAPDTPALIDDLGNWVAAQVDWDDAADADAQVDALDAALADLCAAIADHRAEVVVVSPEVGLAVVPSTTAGRRFQDLMGRANGAVADVADRAVLVVAGRALELPARGQTTAAQDSALHKAANSTAPAAGAVASGPAPDSESADAEVFPPIDPPDAAAATAAAARQLILTKPPGSLGRLEDIGIWISACQGVCPPRPIDNATVVVFAGDHGVAAPDSDGGSVSAFPQEVTAQMVANFLAGGAVVNVLARRAGADVRVEDISVLADTAPQVSRHKVCRGSNDLRTTDAITLEQAREAVAAGRAIADELVDSGSDLLIAGEMGIGNTTPSAILIGLLAHREPVEVVGRGTGVDDAGWIRKTAAIRDGMWRGRPLIHDPLALVAAVGGADFAAMAGFLAQAAVRKTPVILDGVVVTAAALVAESLAPGAVDWWQAGHQSAEPAHAFALDRLGVKPILELDMRLGEASGAVAALPLVAAATDVLTSVATFGEANVDDGGTDGAAD from the coding sequence ATGCGCACCCTGGTCCTCGGCGGCGTTCGCTCGGGCAAGTCCGAGCATGCGGAGCAACTACTCGCGGGCCACGCTCGTGTCCGCTATCTGGCGACCGGGCCGACGCTGACCACCGACGCGGAATGGACGGCCCGCGTGGCGAGCCACCGCGCCCGCCGGCAGGACCACTACGAAACCGTGGAGACCGCCGACGTGGCCGACGCCTTGCGCGCGGCACCCGATACGCCGGCCCTGATCGACGACCTGGGGAACTGGGTCGCCGCACAGGTCGACTGGGATGACGCCGCCGACGCGGATGCCCAGGTCGACGCCCTGGACGCGGCCCTGGCCGATCTCTGCGCGGCCATCGCCGATCATCGGGCCGAGGTCGTCGTCGTCTCCCCCGAAGTCGGACTCGCCGTCGTGCCGTCGACGACGGCCGGCCGACGGTTCCAGGACCTGATGGGCCGCGCCAACGGTGCGGTCGCCGACGTGGCGGATCGCGCGGTGCTGGTCGTCGCGGGCCGCGCACTCGAACTACCCGCCCGCGGGCAGACGACCGCCGCCCAGGACAGCGCACTGCACAAGGCAGCGAACAGCACCGCCCCGGCCGCCGGTGCCGTCGCATCCGGTCCGGCACCGGACTCCGAATCCGCCGATGCCGAGGTATTCCCGCCGATCGACCCGCCGGATGCGGCCGCGGCCACGGCGGCCGCCGCCCGCCAGCTGATCCTGACCAAGCCGCCCGGTTCGCTCGGCCGCCTCGAGGACATCGGCATCTGGATCTCCGCCTGTCAGGGCGTCTGCCCGCCCCGCCCGATCGACAACGCGACCGTCGTCGTCTTCGCCGGCGATCACGGGGTGGCGGCGCCGGATTCCGACGGCGGCAGCGTGTCGGCCTTCCCGCAGGAGGTGACCGCCCAAATGGTCGCCAACTTCCTGGCGGGCGGTGCCGTCGTGAACGTCCTCGCCCGACGGGCCGGTGCCGACGTCCGCGTCGAGGACATCTCCGTCCTCGCCGACACCGCGCCGCAGGTGTCGCGCCACAAGGTCTGTCGCGGCAGCAACGACCTGCGCACCACCGATGCGATCACGCTGGAACAGGCCCGCGAGGCGGTCGCCGCCGGTCGCGCCATCGCCGACGAACTGGTCGACTCCGGCAGCGACCTGCTCATCGCCGGGGAGATGGGCATCGGCAACACCACGCCCTCGGCGATACTCATCGGCTTGCTGGCCCACCGCGAACCGGTCGAGGTCGTCGGCCGGGGCACCGGGGTCGACGACGCCGGTTGGATCCGCAAGACCGCGGCGATCCGCGACGGCATGTGGCGCGGCCGCCCCCTGATCCACGATCCGCTCGCGCTGGTCGCCGCCGTCGGCGGCGCCGACTTCGCGGCGATGGCCGGGTTCCTCGCCCAGGCCGCGGTCCGGAAGACGCCGGTGATCCTCGACGGCGTGGTCGTGACGGCGGCGGCGCTGGTCGCCGAGTCGCTGGCCCCCGGGGCCGTCGACTGGTGGCAGGCCGGGCACCAATCGGCCGAGCCCGCGCACGCCTTCGCCCTGGACCGGCTCGGCGTGAAGCCGATCCTGGAACTCGACATGCGCCTCGGCGAGGCGAGCGGTGCCGTCGCCGCCCTGCCGCTGGTCGCCGCGGCGACCGATGTCCTGACATCGGTCGCGACATTCGGCGAGGCGAACGTCGACGACGGCGGCACCGACGGTGCCGCCGACTGA
- a CDS encoding DUF3043 domain-containing protein — MPWQRSTDDADAIETAVDESPSPEMTRKSAYTESKGRPTPKRREAERKRGPVAPPPQNRSEARARRKELRSTMSKEDRAQARAKQRDLRNEMRERRLAGDEEYLLPKDKGPVRRYARDLVDARRNFAGLFTPVALVFIVLVYGLPKLSGLVSIALLVFVLLVVADSVYLGRMVNRKVRERFPESTDGGFRLGWYAAARGLQMRRLRVPKPQVSHGEAG; from the coding sequence ATGCCGTGGCAGCGCAGCACCGACGACGCCGACGCGATCGAGACAGCCGTCGACGAGTCGCCGTCCCCCGAAATGACCCGCAAGTCCGCCTACACCGAGAGCAAGGGGCGCCCGACGCCCAAGCGGCGCGAGGCGGAGCGCAAGCGCGGCCCGGTCGCCCCGCCGCCGCAGAATCGCTCCGAGGCGCGGGCACGGCGCAAGGAATTGCGCTCGACGATGTCGAAGGAGGACCGCGCGCAGGCACGTGCCAAGCAGCGCGACCTGCGCAACGAGATGCGCGAACGCCGACTGGCGGGCGACGAGGAGTACCTGCTCCCCAAGGACAAGGGGCCGGTGCGCCGCTACGCCCGCGACCTCGTCGACGCGCGCCGCAACTTCGCCGGGCTGTTCACCCCGGTCGCGCTGGTGTTCATCGTGCTCGTCTACGGGCTGCCGAAACTCTCCGGGCTCGTCAGCATCGCCCTGCTGGTCTTCGTCCTGCTCGTCGTGGCCGACTCGGTCTACCTGGGCCGGATGGTGAACCGCAAGGTGCGCGAACGCTTCCCCGAATCGACCGACGGCGGATTCCGCCTGGGCTGGTACGCCGCGGCGCGCGGGTTGCAGATGCGCCGGCTGCGCGTGCCGAAACCCCAGGTCTCCCACGGCGAAGCGGGCTAA
- the asnB gene encoding asparagine synthase (glutamine-hydrolyzing) gives MCGLLGLLTADASAATAVDLVADASHCMRHRGPDESGTWHDDDLVVGFNRLSIIDIEHSHQPLRWGPAESPDRYALVFNGEIYNYVELREQLRDEFDAPMHTEGDSEVIVAAFHYWGPLAVQRLRGMFAFAIWDTAERKLFLARDPFGIKPLFLATGPGGTAFGSEKKSLLELLDRLALGADLDHRALEHYIELQYVPEPESLHTNIGRLESGCYATLSPGQAPAITRYFNPRFDVVPFTAETRQSRYDEITAVLRDSVAKHMRADVTVGSFLSGGIDSTLVAALAHQHNPDLITITTGFERDGYSEIDVAAETAQAIGVRHEIKVVSPQEFIEAIPEIVWYLDDPVADPALVPLYFLAKEARKHVKVVLSGEGADELFGGYTIYKEPLSLSGFDKLPGFARRTAGRISDRIPEGTRGKSLLHRGSMSLEERYYGNARSFDDARLQKVLRDYRPEWTHTDVTAPIYAESAGWDPVARMQHLDLFTWLRGDILVKADKMTMANSLELRVPFLDNEVWRVASALPADEKIAHGTTKYALRKAIEEIIPPHVLHRRKLGFPVPIRLWLAETEMYDWAHQIIADSQTDHLVDKQFVLQMLDEHRAGAVDNSRRIWNVLIFMVWHGIFVEKTIVPVITDRDYPVRL, from the coding sequence GTGTGCGGACTGCTGGGCCTGTTGACCGCCGACGCCTCGGCGGCCACCGCCGTCGACCTGGTCGCCGACGCGTCGCACTGCATGCGTCATCGCGGACCGGACGAATCGGGCACCTGGCACGACGACGATCTCGTCGTCGGCTTCAACCGTCTCTCGATCATCGACATCGAGCATTCCCACCAGCCGCTCCGCTGGGGGCCGGCCGAGAGCCCGGACCGGTACGCGCTCGTGTTCAACGGCGAGATCTACAACTACGTCGAGCTGCGCGAACAGCTGCGCGACGAGTTCGACGCCCCGATGCACACCGAGGGCGACTCCGAGGTCATCGTCGCCGCCTTCCACTATTGGGGACCGCTCGCCGTGCAGCGCCTGCGCGGCATGTTCGCCTTCGCCATCTGGGACACCGCCGAGCGGAAGCTCTTCCTCGCCCGCGACCCCTTCGGCATCAAGCCCCTGTTCCTGGCCACCGGCCCGGGCGGCACCGCCTTCGGCAGCGAGAAGAAGAGCCTCCTCGAACTCCTGGACCGCCTCGCCCTCGGCGCCGACCTCGACCACCGCGCGCTCGAGCACTACATCGAGTTGCAGTACGTACCCGAGCCCGAGTCGCTGCACACCAACATCGGTCGCCTCGAATCCGGGTGCTACGCCACCCTCTCCCCCGGCCAGGCGCCGGCGATCACGCGGTACTTCAACCCGCGGTTCGACGTGGTGCCGTTCACCGCGGAGACCCGGCAGTCCCGCTACGACGAGATCACCGCGGTCCTGCGCGACTCGGTGGCCAAGCACATGCGCGCCGACGTCACCGTCGGGTCGTTCCTCTCCGGCGGCATCGATTCGACGCTGGTCGCGGCACTCGCCCACCAGCACAATCCCGACCTCATCACCATCACGACCGGCTTCGAGCGCGACGGCTACTCCGAGATCGACGTCGCCGCGGAGACGGCTCAGGCGATCGGCGTGCGCCACGAGATCAAGGTCGTGAGCCCGCAGGAATTCATCGAAGCCATCCCCGAGATCGTCTGGTACCTCGACGACCCGGTCGCCGATCCCGCGCTGGTCCCGCTGTACTTCCTGGCCAAGGAGGCCCGCAAGCACGTCAAGGTCGTGCTGTCCGGCGAGGGCGCCGACGAGCTGTTCGGCGGCTACACGATCTACAAGGAGCCGCTGTCGCTGAGCGGATTCGACAAGCTGCCCGGATTCGCCCGGCGCACCGCCGGACGCATCAGCGACCGGATCCCGGAAGGCACCCGCGGCAAGAGCCTGCTGCACCGCGGCTCCATGTCGCTGGAGGAGCGCTACTACGGCAATGCGCGCAGCTTCGACGACGCGCGGCTGCAGAAGGTGCTGCGCGACTACCGCCCGGAATGGACGCACACCGACGTCACCGCGCCGATCTACGCCGAGTCTGCCGGCTGGGACCCGGTGGCCCGGATGCAGCACCTCGACCTGTTCACCTGGCTGCGCGGCGACATCCTGGTCAAGGCCGACAAGATGACGATGGCCAACTCGCTGGAACTGCGCGTGCCCTTCCTCGACAACGAGGTGTGGCGCGTCGCGTCGGCCCTACCGGCCGACGAGAAGATCGCCCACGGCACCACCAAGTACGCGCTGCGCAAGGCGATCGAGGAGATCATCCCGCCGCATGTGCTGCATCGCCGCAAACTGGGCTTCCCGGTGCCGATCCGCCTGTGGCTCGCCGAGACCGAGATGTACGACTGGGCGCACCAGATCATCGCCGACTCGCAGACCGATCACCTGGTCGACAAGCAGTTCGTGCTACAGATGCTCGACGAGCACCGCGCGGGTGCGGTCGACAACAGCCGACGCATCTGGAACGTCCTGATCTTCATGGTGTGGCACGGCATCTTCGTCGAGAAGACGATCGTGCCGGTCATCACCGACCGCGACTACCCGGTGCGGCTCTAG
- a CDS encoding iron-sulfur cluster assembly accessory protein, with translation MTVSNETETKAATGVNLTDTAAAKAKALLDQEGRDDLALRIAVQPGGCAGLRYQLFFDDRSLDGDVVSDFGGVKLAVDRMSAPYVEGATIDFEDSIEKQGFTIDNPNATGSCACGDSFN, from the coding sequence ATGACCGTTTCGAACGAGACCGAAACCAAAGCCGCGACCGGCGTCAACCTGACCGATACCGCGGCCGCCAAGGCCAAGGCGCTGCTCGACCAAGAGGGCCGCGACGACCTGGCCCTGCGCATCGCCGTGCAGCCCGGTGGTTGCGCCGGCCTGCGCTACCAGCTGTTCTTCGACGACCGCTCGCTCGACGGCGACGTGGTCAGCGACTTCGGCGGCGTCAAGCTCGCCGTCGACCGCATGAGCGCGCCGTATGTCGAGGGTGCCACCATCGACTTCGAGGATTCCATCGAGAAGCAGGGGTTCACCATCGACAACCCCAACGCCACGGGCAGCTGTGCCTGCGGCGACTCGTTCAACTGA
- a CDS encoding LysR family transcriptional regulator, which yields MEFRQLEYLVAVATQGGFSRAAQSCFVSQSAVSHQVAALERELGVELFERSGRSVTLTEAGQVLLPRAQEMLRLRDDAAAAVAPRHDRVRIAANMTFARAALGAVSAVRERHPEAEIDFLLKPFAQRIAAVAAGEADLALVRGTVEHEGLYLDPLWVDQPVVTFAARHPLAHLANSPTPAELADYPLLLPPPEEQVLLRRLVERVFTRAGVEPTFGPDIRPGHPVAFEMINHPDSWTLLYEDPLVPGLVCRRSLEFTLPVSAVLRTDATPNPLVAEVLTELTRGYRR from the coding sequence GTGGAGTTCCGACAGCTCGAATACCTGGTGGCGGTCGCGACGCAGGGCGGGTTCTCCCGCGCGGCGCAGTCGTGTTTCGTCTCCCAATCGGCGGTGAGCCATCAGGTCGCCGCACTCGAGCGCGAACTCGGCGTCGAACTCTTCGAGCGTTCGGGCCGGTCGGTGACCCTCACCGAGGCCGGCCAGGTCTTGCTCCCCCGCGCCCAGGAGATGTTGCGCCTGCGCGACGACGCCGCGGCGGCGGTCGCCCCCAGACACGACCGGGTGCGGATCGCGGCCAACATGACCTTTGCCAGGGCGGCACTCGGCGCGGTCTCCGCGGTGCGCGAGCGGCACCCGGAGGCGGAGATCGACTTCCTCCTCAAGCCCTTCGCCCAGCGGATCGCCGCGGTGGCCGCCGGCGAGGCCGACCTTGCGCTGGTGCGGGGCACGGTCGAGCACGAGGGCCTCTACCTGGATCCGTTGTGGGTGGACCAACCGGTGGTCACCTTCGCGGCACGGCATCCGCTGGCGCATCTCGCCAACAGTCCGACGCCGGCCGAACTCGCCGACTACCCGCTGCTCCTACCGCCGCCCGAGGAGCAGGTGCTGTTGCGCAGGCTGGTGGAGCGGGTGTTCACACGGGCCGGCGTCGAGCCGACCTTCGGCCCCGACATCCGGCCCGGCCACCCGGTCGCCTTCGAGATGATCAACCACCCGGACAGTTGGACGCTGCTCTACGAAGACCCGCTGGTCCCGGGCCTGGTCTGCCGCCGCAGCCTGGAGTTCACCCTCCCGGTCTCGGCGGTGCTGCGCACCGACGCCACCCCGAATCCGCTGGTCGCCGAGGTGCTGACCGAGCTGACCCGCGGCTATCGCCGGTAG
- a CDS encoding carbohydrate kinase family protein, which produces MSIAVCGSLATDHLMKFPGKFSEQLLADQLEHLSLSFLVDDLVVRRGGVGGNIAYAIGELGGSPKLVAAAGSDFEEYRVWLVDHGVDCSGVRIFDTAHTARFMCTTDETMAQLASFYPGAMIRAREIGLIEVFDRIGRPDLVLIGADDPDAMVNHTRACRDAGIDFAADPSQQLARLDGETARDLVDGAKYLFTNEYEWGLLQQKTGLSAQDVARLVQVRITTRSENGVDIVPSDGSDAIHVPVVPVQNAIDPTGVGDGFRAGFLTALEGGLGFERAAQLGSMVAVLVLESDSTQGWTWNADKADARLRDAYGSDAASEIAALFA; this is translated from the coding sequence GTGTCTATTGCTGTGTGCGGGTCCCTGGCCACCGACCATCTGATGAAGTTTCCGGGCAAGTTCTCCGAGCAGCTGCTCGCCGACCAGCTCGAACATCTCTCGTTGAGCTTCCTGGTGGACGATCTGGTCGTGCGCCGCGGCGGCGTCGGCGGCAACATCGCGTACGCGATCGGCGAACTCGGCGGCTCGCCCAAGCTGGTGGCCGCGGCCGGCTCCGACTTCGAGGAGTACCGCGTCTGGCTCGTCGACCACGGGGTGGACTGCTCGGGGGTACGGATCTTCGACACCGCGCACACCGCGCGGTTCATGTGCACCACCGACGAGACGATGGCCCAGCTGGCCAGCTTCTACCCGGGCGCGATGATCCGCGCCCGCGAGATCGGCCTGATCGAGGTGTTCGACCGGATCGGACGGCCCGACCTGGTGCTCATCGGCGCCGACGACCCCGACGCGATGGTCAACCACACGCGCGCTTGCCGTGACGCCGGGATCGATTTCGCCGCCGACCCGTCGCAGCAGCTGGCCCGCCTCGACGGCGAGACCGCGCGCGACCTCGTCGACGGGGCCAAGTACCTGTTCACCAACGAGTACGAGTGGGGATTGCTGCAGCAGAAGACCGGGCTGTCGGCGCAGGACGTCGCGCGACTGGTCCAGGTCCGGATCACCACGCGCAGCGAGAACGGCGTCGACATCGTGCCGTCGGACGGCAGCGACGCCATCCACGTGCCCGTCGTCCCGGTCCAGAACGCGATTGATCCGACGGGGGTCGGCGACGGATTCCGCGCCGGTTTCCTCACCGCGCTCGAAGGCGGGCTCGGCTTCGAGCGAGCCGCGCAACTCGGCTCGATGGTCGCCGTGCTGGTCCTGGAGAGTGATTCGACGCAGGGCTGGACGTGGAACGCCGACAAGGCCGATGCGCGGCTGCGCGACGCGTACGGGTCGGACGCGGCGAGCGAGATCGCCGCGCTCTTCGCCTGA